In Halapricum desulfuricans, a single window of DNA contains:
- a CDS encoding formate/nitrite transporter family protein has translation MSDDEVDPEEGVREAVERSRSGAPAAGRVIRDRFSSDEVFQRIIAAADEEITSGSRELYFSGLAAGFAITITFLLYVSLTASTDGHPILSALLYPLGFIYIIIGGYQLYTENTLPPVALTIERLASVPALLRNWVVVLAGNFTGGALGAAALAYGGVLSGTEATVAYDIAHKGIETAPAVLFTKAAFAGLIVAGVVWVEYGARDTISRLVVVYLAFLAIPLGGLFHVVVSFTEMLYLVFVGDLAILVGMTDFVIPVLLGNTAGGVVLVTVVNYFQTTEHRLESARFEGANRRLSIREWFLGGIAGRSYVPVIDTAAKHARTDEGTYRILVPISNPRTEQPLVEFASAIASAHEQAVVHAVYVVQTPSRSRYNSDSRRELVEESDQLLSEVCSVADAYDVDVETSTVVSHRSFEELFTIADRDDADLVVMGWGEDRLWDAARAERPIGELTNRLPCDFLIVDDQGIDTSRILLPTLGGPNAELSAEVASALQSVGDTEVTLLYVADGPEDAEDGQQFLENWAIDHGLEDAEMIVDESGEIEAAIEREAEDHTMLFLGASERGVLARLVRNTLHLDILDEVEASVVIAERSNGRSLWRRLFGRR, from the coding sequence ATGAGCGACGACGAAGTCGATCCCGAAGAAGGCGTCCGGGAAGCCGTCGAGCGCTCCCGAAGTGGCGCACCCGCTGCCGGTCGAGTCATCCGGGACCGGTTCTCGAGCGACGAGGTGTTCCAGCGGATCATCGCCGCTGCCGACGAGGAGATCACCTCCGGGAGCCGGGAGCTGTACTTCAGCGGGCTGGCGGCCGGGTTCGCGATCACGATCACCTTCCTGCTGTACGTCTCACTGACGGCCTCGACTGACGGACATCCGATCTTGAGCGCGCTGCTGTATCCGCTGGGGTTCATCTACATCATCATCGGCGGCTACCAGCTGTATACCGAAAACACGCTGCCGCCGGTCGCGCTCACGATCGAGCGTCTCGCGAGCGTCCCGGCGTTGCTGCGCAACTGGGTCGTCGTGCTGGCCGGGAACTTCACGGGAGGCGCACTCGGAGCAGCCGCGCTGGCGTACGGCGGCGTCCTCTCGGGAACTGAAGCGACAGTGGCCTACGACATCGCGCATAAAGGTATCGAGACCGCGCCCGCCGTGCTGTTTACCAAGGCCGCCTTCGCCGGGCTGATCGTCGCCGGCGTCGTCTGGGTCGAGTACGGCGCGCGAGATACGATCTCCCGGCTGGTCGTCGTCTACCTCGCCTTCCTCGCGATCCCGCTCGGCGGTCTGTTCCACGTCGTCGTCTCGTTCACTGAAATGCTGTATCTGGTATTCGTGGGCGATCTGGCGATCTTGGTCGGGATGACGGACTTCGTCATTCCGGTGTTGCTCGGCAATACTGCTGGTGGCGTGGTGCTCGTGACCGTGGTCAACTACTTCCAGACGACCGAACACCGGCTGGAGTCGGCCCGCTTCGAGGGGGCAAATCGGCGGCTGTCGATCCGCGAGTGGTTCCTCGGCGGGATCGCCGGGCGCTCGTACGTCCCCGTGATCGACACGGCGGCGAAACACGCCCGCACCGACGAAGGAACCTACCGGATCCTCGTCCCGATCTCGAACCCGCGAACGGAACAGCCGCTGGTCGAGTTCGCCAGCGCCATCGCCAGCGCCCACGAACAGGCCGTCGTCCACGCCGTCTACGTCGTCCAAACGCCGTCCCGGAGCCGATACAACAGCGACTCCCGTCGGGAGCTCGTCGAGGAGTCGGATCAGTTGCTCTCTGAGGTTTGCAGCGTCGCCGACGCGTACGACGTCGACGTCGAGACCTCGACGGTCGTCTCCCATCGATCGTTCGAGGAGCTGTTCACGATCGCCGACCGCGACGACGCCGACCTCGTCGTGATGGGCTGGGGCGAGGACCGTCTGTGGGACGCCGCGCGCGCCGAGCGCCCGATCGGCGAACTCACGAACCGACTCCCGTGTGACTTCCTGATCGTCGACGATCAGGGGATCGACACCTCGCGGATCCTGCTCCCGACCCTCGGCGGCCCCAACGCCGAGTTGAGCGCGGAAGTCGCGTCCGCGCTGCAGTCAGTCGGAGACACGGAGGTGACGCTGCTGTACGTCGCGGACGGCCCCGAAGACGCCGAAGACGGCCAGCAGTTCCTCGAGAACTGGGCGATCGACCACGGGCTGGAGGACGCCGAGATGATCGTCGACGAATCCGGTGAGATCGAGGCGGCGATCGAACGCGAGGCCGAGGACCACACGATGCTGTTCCTCGGGGCGAGCGAGCGGGGCGTCCTCGCGCGCCTGGTCCGGAACACGCTCCATCTGGACATCCTCGATGAGGTCGAGGCCTCGGTCGTCATCGCGGAGCGGTCGAACGGGCGGAGCCTCTGGCGGCGGCTGTTCGGGCGACGCTAG
- the cysE gene encoding serine O-acetyltransferase translates to MRRYQRVSASHHPPMFDRIRDDIRTARAKDPAATDTLEVLLTYPGLHAIWLYRIAHALHERGYQLIARLLSHLGRFLTGVEIHPAAEIGDRFFIDHGMGTVIGETAEIGDDVLMYHGVTLGGKSMRREKRHPTLEDGVTIGADATLLGDITIGENASVGAGSVVVEDVPPKTTAAGNPAHPVGDKEVPLTEDTLANGDALLGADCCDDNSGLE, encoded by the coding sequence ATCAGACGCTACCAACGCGTTTCCGCAAGCCACCATCCACCAATGTTTGACCGAATCAGAGACGACATCCGAACCGCACGTGCCAAAGACCCGGCGGCGACGGACACTCTCGAGGTTCTACTCACGTACCCCGGGCTGCACGCGATCTGGCTGTATCGTATCGCTCACGCGCTCCACGAGCGCGGCTACCAGTTGATCGCCCGCCTGTTGTCGCACCTCGGACGGTTTCTCACCGGCGTCGAGATCCACCCCGCCGCCGAGATCGGCGACCGCTTCTTTATCGATCACGGCATGGGAACGGTCATCGGTGAGACCGCCGAGATCGGCGACGACGTGCTGATGTACCACGGGGTGACGCTGGGCGGCAAGTCGATGCGCCGGGAGAAGCGCCATCCGACGCTCGAAGACGGCGTCACGATCGGCGCGGACGCGACGCTTCTCGGCGACATCACGATCGGCGAGAACGCCAGCGTCGGTGCCGGATCGGTCGTCGTCGAGGACGTGCCACCGAAGACGACCGCCGCCGGCAACCCCGCCCACCCGGTAGGCGACAAGGAAGTCCCGCTGACCGAGGACACCCTCGCGAACGGCGACGCACTTCTCGGAGCGGACTGCTGTGACGACAACAGTGGTCTCGAGTGA